Proteins from a genomic interval of Mycobacterium conspicuum:
- a CDS encoding enoyl-CoA hydratase/isomerase family protein — MPDSFDTIKYEVDGHTATITLNRPEALNALSPHMITELRAAYDEAENDDKVWVIAVTGTGRAFCTGADVKEIPEDGKVIYERPYLSTYDQWEAPQEGTPPFRTMAKPVLTAVNGLCCGAGMDWVTTTDIVIASEQATFFDPHVSIGLVAGREMVRVSRVLPRSIALRMALMGKHERMSAQRAYELGLISEVVEHERLMERIHEIADIVNSNAPLAVRGTRLAILKGLNVPLHEAEILAETFRERVLRTEDAQEGPKAFVEKRKPNWQCR, encoded by the coding sequence ATGCCTGACTCGTTCGACACCATCAAATACGAGGTCGACGGTCACACCGCCACGATCACGCTGAACCGCCCGGAAGCTCTCAATGCGCTTAGCCCGCACATGATCACCGAACTCCGGGCCGCCTACGACGAGGCCGAAAACGACGACAAGGTGTGGGTCATCGCCGTCACCGGAACCGGTCGCGCGTTCTGCACCGGCGCCGACGTCAAAGAAATCCCGGAAGACGGCAAGGTCATCTACGAACGGCCGTACCTGTCGACGTACGACCAGTGGGAGGCGCCGCAGGAAGGCACGCCGCCGTTTCGCACCATGGCTAAACCGGTGCTGACCGCCGTGAACGGTTTGTGCTGCGGTGCTGGCATGGATTGGGTCACCACGACCGACATCGTCATCGCCTCCGAGCAGGCGACGTTCTTCGACCCGCACGTCAGCATCGGACTGGTCGCAGGGCGCGAGATGGTCCGGGTTTCCCGGGTGCTGCCGCGCTCGATCGCATTGCGAATGGCGTTAATGGGCAAGCATGAACGGATGAGCGCACAACGCGCCTACGAGCTCGGCCTGATCAGCGAGGTCGTCGAGCACGAGCGGCTGATGGAACGGATCCATGAAATCGCCGACATCGTCAACTCCAACGCGCCGCTGGCGGTCCGGGGAACCCGGCTGGCCATCCTCAAGGGCCTGAACGTGCCGCTGCACGAGGCCGAGATACTTGCCGAAACCTTCCGCGAACGCGTGCTGCGGACCGAGGACGCGCAGGAAGGCCCCAAGGCGTTCGTCGAAAAGCGGAAACCGAATTGGCAGTGCCGTTGA
- a CDS encoding enoyl-CoA hydratase/isomerase family protein has product MSNETDADDAEGSVTAHRDGAVLRVTLDRPARRNSLNHLMIDALVDLLTDAAADDSLRAIHLRGAGEDFCAGADWVAANSGGPRPRTGNLVRRIPHAAHRVIELVASIQLPVVCSVRGWAVGMGCNLALAADFTVASTDAVFWEPFVDRGFSPDSGSTWLLPRLVGVARARRMLLLGEKVSGADAADWGLIHQAVSPAELDDATEMLLGRFASGPTVAIGLAKQALSFGQHASLSQSLTQELYGLELSCRTTDFKEGLEAFRQRRAPKYEGR; this is encoded by the coding sequence GTGAGCAACGAGACCGACGCGGACGACGCCGAGGGCTCGGTGACAGCACACCGGGACGGTGCGGTGTTGCGGGTCACGCTCGATCGGCCCGCACGTCGAAACTCGTTGAACCACTTGATGATCGACGCGCTGGTCGACCTACTGACCGATGCCGCCGCCGACGACTCGCTGCGCGCGATTCACCTGCGAGGTGCCGGAGAGGACTTCTGCGCCGGCGCCGACTGGGTGGCCGCCAACAGCGGCGGACCACGCCCCCGCACCGGCAATCTGGTGCGCAGGATTCCCCACGCCGCCCACCGCGTGATCGAACTGGTGGCAAGCATCCAGCTGCCAGTGGTCTGCAGCGTGCGGGGATGGGCGGTGGGCATGGGCTGCAATCTCGCGCTGGCCGCCGACTTCACGGTCGCCAGCACCGACGCCGTGTTCTGGGAGCCATTCGTGGACCGCGGCTTCAGCCCCGATTCGGGTTCTACCTGGCTGCTGCCCCGGTTGGTCGGGGTGGCGCGGGCACGGCGAATGTTGCTTCTCGGCGAGAAGGTGAGCGGAGCGGACGCGGCCGACTGGGGATTGATCCACCAAGCCGTGAGCCCGGCGGAGCTTGACGATGCGACCGAAATGCTGCTGGGACGTTTCGCGTCCGGACCGACGGTAGCGATCGGACTTGCCAAGCAAGCGCTGAGCTTCGGCCAGCACGCGTCGCTGAGCCAATCGTTGACGCAAGAACTGTACGGCTTGGAACTATCGTGCAGGACAACCGATTTCAAAGAGGGCCTGGAAGCTTTTCGGCAGCGCCGCGCGCCGAAGTATGAGGGCCGATGA
- a CDS encoding CoA transferase codes for MNPLAGITVVEVSSFVAAPLCGMTLNQLGAQVIRVDPIGGASDTQRWPLTADGTSIYWTGLNKGKRSATIDLRSPDGQELVRRLIVEGDGIVVTNAVLPWLNYDVLAAERRDVVHVQLLGRGDGSTGVDYTVNAGIGYPLVTGPADHAGPINHVLPAWDVCCGLYAALAVVAAVRRRDQTGQGSRISLALEDVALATAGNLGLLTEPQVVGTQRERLGNAIYGQYGQDFTSRDGVAFMVVLLTGRHFRDLVDVTGTGTAVAALADALGADFTIEGDRYRYRDVLSGLFATWFGDHTAEEITAGLSGSTVLFERYRTFAEVVEDPKVTANPLFSVLHQPGLGDYLAPAMPIAFDGAHPASGPAPALGQDTADVLSKCLGLTADDITRLVDANTIGGQP; via the coding sequence GTGAACCCCCTGGCCGGTATCACCGTCGTCGAGGTATCCAGCTTCGTCGCGGCCCCACTGTGCGGCATGACGCTGAATCAGCTGGGCGCACAGGTGATCCGCGTGGATCCGATCGGCGGCGCCTCGGACACCCAGCGGTGGCCGCTGACGGCGGACGGCACGTCGATTTATTGGACCGGGCTGAACAAGGGAAAGCGTTCGGCCACCATTGATCTGCGCTCGCCCGACGGGCAGGAGCTGGTCCGCCGGTTGATCGTGGAGGGCGACGGCATCGTGGTCACCAACGCGGTGCTGCCCTGGTTGAACTACGACGTGCTGGCGGCCGAACGTCGCGACGTCGTGCACGTGCAGCTGCTCGGGCGAGGCGACGGATCAACCGGGGTGGACTACACCGTCAACGCTGGGATCGGTTACCCGCTGGTCACCGGTCCCGCCGACCACGCCGGCCCGATCAACCACGTGCTTCCTGCCTGGGACGTGTGTTGCGGACTGTACGCCGCGCTGGCCGTCGTGGCCGCGGTGCGCCGTCGTGACCAGACCGGGCAAGGCTCCCGGATCAGCCTCGCGCTCGAGGACGTTGCGCTGGCCACCGCCGGAAACCTGGGCCTGTTGACCGAACCACAGGTGGTTGGGACGCAACGGGAGCGGCTGGGCAATGCCATCTACGGCCAGTACGGCCAGGACTTCACCAGCCGGGACGGCGTCGCGTTCATGGTGGTTCTGTTGACCGGCAGGCATTTTCGTGACCTGGTCGACGTCACCGGGACCGGCACCGCGGTGGCGGCGCTGGCCGACGCGTTGGGGGCGGACTTCACCATCGAGGGTGACCGGTACCGGTACCGCGACGTGCTGTCCGGCTTGTTCGCCACCTGGTTCGGCGATCACACGGCCGAGGAGATCACCGCGGGGCTTTCGGGCAGCACCGTGTTGTTCGAGCGGTACCGCACCTTCGCCGAAGTCGTCGAAGACCCCAAAGTGACTGCCAACCCACTGTTTTCGGTCCTGCACCAGCCGGGCCTCGGGGACTATCTGGCGCCAGCCATGCCGATTGCGTTCGACGGCGCCCACCCGGCCAGTGGACCCGCGCCCGCGCTGGGGCAAGACACCGCCGATGTCCTTTCCAAGTGCCTGGGGTTGACGGCCGACGACATCACGCGCCTGGTGGACGCGAACACGATCGGAGGACAGCCATGA
- a CDS encoding acyl-CoA dehydrogenase family protein has product MTRLAQTLGLTEFQTEILATVRQFVDKEIIPNAAELERTDSYPQHIVDQMRDMGLFGLMIPQEYGGLGESLLTYALCVEELGRGWMSVSGVLNTHFIVAYMLRQHGTDEQKQRFLPRMAVGESRGAFSMSEPELGSDVAAIRTRAQRNPDGNYTINGQKMWVTNGGSSTLVAVLVRTDEGADKPHRNLTAFLVEKPTGFGEVAPGLVIPGKIDKLGYKGIDTTELIFDGYQASADDILGGTPGQGFFQMMDGIEVGRVNVSARACGVGIRAFELAARYAQQRETFGKPIAEHQAIAFQLAEMATKVEAAHLMMVNAARLKDSGERNDVAAGMAKYLASELCSEVTQQSFRIHGGYGYSKEYEIERLMRDAPFLLIGEGTSEIQKQIISKRLLAEYRI; this is encoded by the coding sequence ATGACGAGACTTGCCCAGACGCTGGGTCTGACCGAATTTCAGACCGAGATCCTCGCTACGGTCAGGCAGTTCGTCGATAAAGAGATCATTCCCAACGCGGCCGAGCTGGAACGCACGGACAGCTACCCGCAGCACATCGTCGACCAGATGCGCGACATGGGCTTGTTTGGGTTGATGATTCCGCAGGAGTACGGCGGGTTGGGCGAGTCGCTGCTGACCTACGCGCTGTGCGTCGAGGAGTTGGGCCGCGGCTGGATGAGCGTCTCCGGGGTGCTCAACACCCACTTCATCGTCGCCTACATGCTGCGCCAGCACGGCACCGACGAACAGAAGCAGCGATTCCTGCCGCGCATGGCGGTGGGCGAGTCGCGCGGTGCGTTCTCGATGTCGGAGCCCGAGCTGGGTTCCGATGTCGCCGCGATCCGTACCCGGGCCCAACGCAACCCGGATGGCAACTACACCATCAACGGCCAGAAGATGTGGGTGACCAACGGCGGCAGTTCGACGCTGGTCGCGGTTCTGGTGCGCACCGACGAGGGCGCGGACAAACCGCACCGCAACCTGACCGCGTTTCTCGTCGAGAAGCCAACGGGATTCGGCGAAGTGGCGCCGGGTCTGGTGATCCCGGGAAAAATCGACAAGCTCGGCTACAAGGGCATCGACACCACCGAGCTCATCTTCGACGGCTATCAGGCAAGTGCGGACGATATTCTGGGTGGCACCCCGGGGCAGGGCTTCTTCCAGATGATGGACGGCATCGAAGTCGGCCGGGTGAACGTGTCGGCGCGCGCCTGCGGAGTCGGGATACGCGCCTTCGAGCTGGCTGCGCGGTATGCCCAGCAGCGCGAAACCTTCGGTAAGCCGATCGCCGAGCATCAGGCGATCGCGTTCCAGCTCGCCGAGATGGCGACCAAGGTGGAGGCGGCACACCTGATGATGGTCAACGCCGCGCGGTTGAAGGACTCGGGAGAGCGCAACGACGTGGCCGCAGGCATGGCGAAATACCTTGCCAGCGAGCTCTGTTCGGAAGTCACCCAGCAGAGCTTCCGAATTCACGGTGGGTATGGCTACTCCAAGGAGTACGAGATCGAGCGGCTGATGCGCGATGCGCCGTTTCTGCTGATCGGCGAGGGCACCAGCGAAATCCAGAAGCAGATCATCAGCAAGCGCCTGCTCGCGGAGTATCGGATCTGA
- a CDS encoding enoyl-CoA hydratase/isomerase family protein gives MKFETILLEVDAADHVATITLNRPEQLNSFNRTMCEEMARAWRAVKLDESVHAVVLRAAGTRAFSAGLDIKTPYGQPENVWNHEDPGEALSPKWQKMWKPVVCAVQGMCTAGAFYFVNESDVVICSSDATFFDSHVSAGLVCALEPVGLMRRIGLGETLRIALMGNDERVGAETALRIGLVSEVVSAERLWARAHEIAAAIAAKPPSATQGTVKAIWESLDKPYRTAMEQGLIYTRLGNPLGKSELAAQGEGAPRQPKIR, from the coding sequence ATGAAGTTCGAAACCATTCTGCTCGAGGTCGACGCCGCCGATCACGTCGCCACGATCACGCTGAATCGGCCCGAGCAGTTGAATTCGTTCAACCGCACCATGTGCGAGGAGATGGCCCGGGCCTGGCGCGCGGTCAAGCTCGACGAGTCGGTGCACGCGGTCGTCCTGCGCGCGGCCGGCACCCGGGCGTTCAGCGCCGGACTGGACATCAAAACACCCTACGGTCAACCCGAAAACGTGTGGAACCACGAGGATCCCGGCGAGGCACTCAGCCCGAAGTGGCAGAAGATGTGGAAACCCGTGGTGTGTGCCGTCCAGGGCATGTGCACGGCCGGCGCGTTCTACTTCGTCAACGAGTCCGACGTCGTCATCTGTTCTAGCGACGCAACGTTCTTCGACTCGCACGTCTCGGCGGGGCTGGTCTGCGCGCTGGAGCCGGTCGGGCTGATGCGCCGGATCGGGCTGGGCGAGACGTTGCGAATAGCCCTGATGGGCAACGACGAGCGCGTCGGCGCCGAGACCGCACTGCGGATCGGTTTGGTGTCGGAAGTTGTTTCCGCCGAACGGTTGTGGGCCCGCGCCCACGAGATCGCGGCCGCGATTGCCGCCAAACCCCCGTCGGCGACGCAGGGCACGGTCAAGGCGATCTGGGAGTCGCTGGACAAGCCCTATCGCACCGCCATGGAGCAGGGACTGATCTACACCCGGCTGGGCAACCCGCTCGGCAAGTCCGAACTGGCCGCGCAAGGCGAGGGCGCGCCGCGCCAGCCCAAGATCCGGTGA
- a CDS encoding class I adenylate-forming enzyme family protein, with amino-acid sequence MPADSPTVAEILRHQAGARSDHPLLICDHDRTSYAEAEQRSAELARGLITLGTGKGTHVGLLYPNGTDFVVGMLAAARIGAVVVPFSTFATARELREQLVDADVEILLSASSFRSHDYRARLVEVLAVLDLDSSDRLFVPAVPQLRHVVINRERVDQLADAALLEALEDDVDGSDPLAIIYTSGSTSTPKGVVHTHAALLGHQRNLNEIRGLAADDRLFCNSPFFWVGGFAFGLLATLVAGSTLICSNATDAGQTLDLLEAEKPTMTNGFAAGIAHLAADPSFAGRDLSSLQRGNLYPIMAPSARPADPELRHNMLGLTEAGSIALISGDESDQPEKRRGSFGKPAPGFQTKILNPDADGVGELCIRGPFVMQGYHKRSREDCFDADGWFHTGDLVRTDDDGFVYFVGRLSAMIKTAGANVSAAEVEKAIARVAGVQAHVVGLPDAERGELVAAVLVEPGIDEAALRDRLKKELSSYKIPKRFRSLSRAELPLLSSGKVDTRRLKKLFDA; translated from the coding sequence ATGCCCGCTGACTCACCCACGGTCGCCGAGATTCTGCGCCACCAGGCCGGCGCCCGGTCAGATCACCCGTTACTCATCTGCGACCATGACCGCACCAGCTATGCCGAGGCCGAGCAGCGCTCCGCGGAGCTCGCGCGCGGACTGATCACCCTGGGCACCGGCAAGGGCACCCATGTGGGCCTGCTCTATCCGAACGGCACCGACTTCGTCGTCGGGATGCTCGCGGCGGCGCGGATCGGCGCCGTGGTCGTGCCGTTCTCCACCTTCGCCACTGCCCGCGAACTGCGCGAGCAGCTTGTCGACGCCGATGTCGAGATCTTGCTGAGCGCATCATCTTTCCGTTCCCACGACTATCGGGCCCGACTCGTCGAGGTGCTGGCGGTCTTAGACCTCGATTCCAGCGACCGGTTATTCGTACCCGCCGTACCGCAGCTGCGCCACGTAGTGATCAACCGCGAGCGCGTGGACCAGCTCGCCGACGCCGCGTTGCTCGAAGCGCTGGAAGATGACGTCGACGGTTCGGATCCGCTGGCGATCATCTACACGTCCGGCTCGACCAGCACGCCCAAGGGAGTGGTGCACACGCATGCCGCGCTGCTGGGACATCAGCGGAACCTCAACGAGATTCGCGGCCTGGCCGCCGACGACAGACTGTTCTGCAACTCGCCATTCTTCTGGGTCGGCGGATTTGCCTTCGGTCTGCTGGCGACGCTGGTCGCCGGGTCCACGCTGATCTGTTCGAACGCCACCGACGCCGGTCAGACGCTCGACTTGCTCGAAGCCGAAAAGCCAACCATGACCAACGGGTTCGCCGCCGGGATCGCGCACTTGGCCGCGGATCCCAGCTTTGCCGGGCGCGACCTGTCGTCGCTGCAACGGGGCAACCTGTATCCGATCATGGCGCCGTCCGCCCGGCCGGCGGACCCCGAACTGCGCCACAACATGCTCGGGCTGACCGAAGCCGGCAGCATCGCGCTGATCAGCGGCGACGAATCCGATCAACCAGAGAAGCGGCGCGGGTCGTTCGGCAAGCCGGCACCCGGATTCCAGACCAAGATCCTCAACCCCGACGCCGACGGAGTCGGCGAACTGTGCATCCGCGGCCCGTTCGTTATGCAGGGCTATCACAAGCGAAGTCGCGAAGACTGCTTCGACGCCGACGGTTGGTTCCACACCGGCGACTTGGTACGCACCGACGACGACGGATTTGTGTATTTCGTCGGGCGGCTCAGCGCGATGATCAAGACGGCGGGCGCCAACGTCTCGGCGGCCGAAGTCGAGAAGGCGATCGCCAGGGTCGCCGGCGTGCAGGCCCACGTCGTGGGGCTCCCGGACGCCGAGCGGGGAGAGCTGGTGGCCGCCGTCCTCGTCGAGCCCGGCATCGACGAGGCCGCGCTGCGGGATCGACTCAAGAAGGAATTGTCGTCCTACAAGATTCCCAAGCGGTTCCGCAGCCTGTCCCGAGCCGAGCTGCCGCTACTGTCCAGCGGCAAGGTCGACACCCGACGACTGAAGAAGCTGTTCGATGCCTGA
- a CDS encoding class I adenylate-forming enzyme family protein encodes MTVHPLSRRISDVLGLDPGANAIEYDGRWVSWGQVGEGARRIESLTTEQRLPEIGMLLRNRPAQVAAFLGVLLAGGTVVTINPSRGDDRTRDDIAALGLPLVVGEPEDLATQVPPGVPTVSLAGLLDQEPKAPAREAARQGVAVRMLTSGTTGPPKRVDLSYDMLARSVLGPDPERAPAPTELRNGVAIVNSPLVHIGGVFRILQCVADARPFVLLDRFELDAWAAAVRKHRPRTVSLVPAALRTVLHSDLTRADLESIRAVTCGTAPLSAEDSDAFTEKYGIPVLTSYAATEFGGGVASWTLSDHQRHWRAKRGSVGRANPGAQLRVVDDNGTVLGPDQVGLLEVKPGQLGPSAEWMRTTDMARIDADGFIWIVGRADQAIIRGGFKVMPDDVRTALESHPAVAGAAVVGRSDARLGETPVAMVELRASASADAAELATYLRKRLARYEIPTEIAIVETIPRVPSGKADLSAIRRFFEAAHSDHAR; translated from the coding sequence ATGACGGTTCATCCACTCAGTCGACGCATCTCCGACGTGCTGGGGTTGGATCCCGGCGCGAACGCGATCGAGTACGACGGCAGATGGGTGTCGTGGGGCCAGGTCGGCGAGGGCGCGCGGCGCATCGAATCGTTGACGACCGAGCAACGGCTCCCCGAGATCGGAATGTTGTTGCGTAACAGGCCGGCTCAGGTGGCCGCGTTCCTGGGCGTGCTGCTGGCCGGCGGGACGGTGGTCACCATCAATCCGTCACGCGGCGACGACCGCACCCGGGACGATATCGCCGCGCTGGGGTTGCCGCTCGTCGTTGGCGAACCCGAGGACCTCGCGACGCAGGTGCCACCAGGGGTACCGACGGTGTCGCTCGCGGGTCTGTTGGACCAGGAGCCCAAGGCGCCGGCCCGAGAGGCCGCCCGGCAGGGCGTCGCGGTGCGGATGTTGACCAGTGGAACGACCGGGCCGCCCAAACGCGTCGACCTGAGCTACGACATGCTGGCCCGCAGCGTGCTGGGCCCCGACCCCGAGCGAGCACCGGCTCCTACCGAACTACGCAACGGCGTCGCCATCGTCAACTCGCCGCTGGTCCATATCGGCGGCGTCTTCCGGATATTGCAATGCGTCGCGGACGCGAGACCCTTTGTGCTGCTGGACCGATTCGAGCTCGACGCATGGGCCGCGGCGGTGCGCAAACACCGGCCGCGCACCGTCTCGCTGGTACCGGCGGCGCTACGGACGGTGTTGCACTCCGACCTGACACGAGCCGACCTAGAAAGCATCCGTGCGGTTACCTGCGGGACCGCGCCGCTATCGGCGGAAGACTCCGACGCCTTCACCGAGAAGTACGGCATCCCCGTGCTCACCTCCTATGCGGCAACGGAATTCGGCGGCGGTGTGGCCAGCTGGACCCTCTCCGACCATCAGCGGCACTGGCGCGCCAAACGCGGCAGCGTCGGGCGAGCCAACCCCGGCGCGCAATTGCGGGTGGTCGACGACAACGGCACGGTGCTAGGACCCGACCAGGTCGGCCTGCTCGAGGTCAAGCCGGGCCAGTTAGGGCCGTCGGCGGAATGGATGCGGACCACGGACATGGCGCGCATCGACGCCGACGGGTTCATCTGGATCGTCGGGCGCGCCGATCAGGCCATCATCCGCGGCGGATTCAAGGTGATGCCCGACGACGTGCGCACCGCGCTGGAGAGCCACCCCGCGGTCGCGGGCGCCGCGGTGGTAGGGCGTTCCGACGCACGCCTGGGAGAAACTCCCGTCGCGATGGTAGAACTACGTGCATCGGCATCCGCCGATGCGGCCGAGCTGGCCACCTATCTGCGTAAGCGACTGGCACGCTACGAGATACCCACCGAGATCGCGATCGTCGAGACCATCCCGCGAGTACCGTCGGGCAAGGCGGACCTGAGCGCCATCCGGCGCTTCTTCGAGGCGGCCCACAGCGACCATGCCCGCTGA
- a CDS encoding GntR family transcriptional regulator, with the protein MSGPDFVARPQLSEDVARFVRSRIFDGTYAAGKYVRLDQLAAELGISVTPVREALFALRGEGLVAQQPHRGFVVLPVTGRDLADVANVQAHVGGELAARAAVNITDEQLRELKEIQAELERAYAGNDDERTVRLNHEFHRAINVAADSPKLAQLMSQITRYAPESVFPAIEGWPRQSIKDHRRLLSALSKRDRELARAAMSDHLAAGAVPLIEHLVARGVVEEAGG; encoded by the coding sequence ATGTCCGGGCCGGACTTTGTTGCGCGGCCTCAGCTTTCCGAGGATGTCGCCCGATTTGTGCGCAGCAGGATCTTCGACGGCACCTACGCCGCGGGGAAGTATGTCCGGTTGGACCAACTGGCGGCGGAACTGGGCATCAGTGTCACACCGGTGCGGGAGGCGCTGTTCGCGCTGCGCGGCGAAGGTTTGGTGGCCCAGCAGCCGCACCGCGGGTTTGTGGTGCTGCCGGTGACCGGACGTGATCTCGCCGACGTTGCCAACGTGCAGGCCCACGTCGGCGGCGAGCTCGCCGCACGCGCCGCGGTCAACATCACCGACGAGCAACTGCGCGAACTCAAGGAAATCCAGGCCGAGCTGGAACGGGCCTACGCGGGCAATGACGATGAGCGGACCGTTCGCCTCAACCATGAGTTCCACCGGGCGATCAACGTCGCTGCGGACTCGCCAAAGCTCGCTCAACTGATGTCCCAAATCACGCGCTACGCACCGGAATCGGTGTTCCCCGCGATCGAGGGCTGGCCCCGCCAGTCGATCAAGGACCATCGCCGGCTGTTATCCGCGCTGTCGAAGCGAGACCGCGAACTCGCTCGCGCCGCGATGTCCGATCACCTCGCGGCCGGTGCGGTTCCATTGATCGAGCATCTCGTCGCCCGTGGGGTGGTTGAAGAAGCGGGCGGTTAG
- a CDS encoding class I adenylate-forming enzyme family protein produces the protein MPDTIDSLVRRRAESEGDKPMVIDPAGRITYRELDSTTRDLAAAFIEAGIAKGTRVALIMPNNSRWVQIAVALTRIGAVLVPLSTLLAAGELVAQLRTAAVQFLVSVEAFRGHRYLDDVHSVPPLELPALRQVWTVDQLAGLVASDRARGIIDALCDTVTEADPLFIVFTSGSSGPPKGVMHSHGSALGAVRSGLAARCITSDTRLYLPMPFFWVGGLGSGILSALLAGATLVTEEVPRPESTLRLLQSERVTLFRGWPDQAEALARHAGPAGADLSTLRPGSLDALLPPEHRARPGARANLFGMTEAFGPYCGYPADTDMPPTAWGSCGKPFPGMQVRIVDQESGEPVAPGTVGMIQIRGPHTLRGICRRAREAVFTPDGFYPTGDLGHLDGEGFLFYHGRSDDMFKVSGATVYPSEVERALRSIAGVEHAHVTNVPGAAGERVGAAVVCRGLTAEQLNASARELLSAFKRPTVWLVLTSDDDLPRGATGKVDTRRLREMLAAV, from the coding sequence ATGCCTGACACGATCGACAGCCTGGTGCGGCGTCGCGCCGAGTCCGAAGGCGACAAGCCGATGGTGATCGATCCCGCCGGGCGCATCACCTACCGCGAACTCGACTCCACCACAAGAGATTTGGCTGCCGCCTTCATCGAGGCCGGCATCGCTAAGGGCACCCGGGTGGCTCTGATCATGCCCAACAACAGCCGCTGGGTGCAGATCGCCGTGGCCCTCACTCGGATCGGCGCGGTACTGGTTCCATTGAGCACCTTGCTGGCCGCCGGCGAACTCGTCGCGCAACTGCGGACGGCTGCGGTCCAATTCCTGGTGAGTGTCGAGGCGTTCCGCGGCCATCGCTACCTGGACGATGTCCACTCCGTGCCGCCGCTCGAACTTCCTGCCTTGCGGCAGGTTTGGACGGTCGATCAGCTCGCCGGGCTGGTCGCGAGCGATCGCGCCCGCGGAATAATCGATGCGTTGTGCGACACGGTCACCGAAGCCGACCCGCTGTTCATCGTCTTCACCTCGGGCAGCAGCGGGCCCCCCAAAGGGGTCATGCATTCGCACGGAAGCGCTCTGGGCGCGGTGCGATCGGGCCTGGCGGCGCGATGCATCACCTCCGACACGCGGCTTTATCTGCCGATGCCGTTCTTCTGGGTCGGCGGCCTGGGCAGCGGGATCTTGTCGGCCCTGCTGGCCGGCGCCACCCTGGTGACCGAGGAGGTGCCGCGACCCGAAAGCACGTTGCGTCTGCTGCAAAGCGAGCGGGTCACGCTGTTCCGCGGCTGGCCGGATCAGGCCGAGGCATTGGCGCGCCACGCCGGCCCCGCAGGTGCCGATCTCTCCACGTTGCGGCCGGGCAGCCTGGACGCCCTGCTGCCCCCCGAGCATCGGGCCCGACCCGGGGCGCGCGCGAACTTGTTCGGCATGACCGAGGCATTCGGACCGTACTGCGGCTATCCGGCCGACACCGACATGCCGCCGACAGCGTGGGGTAGTTGCGGAAAACCGTTCCCCGGCATGCAAGTCCGCATCGTCGACCAAGAATCCGGCGAGCCGGTCGCACCGGGAACCGTTGGCATGATCCAGATCCGGGGACCGCACACGCTGCGCGGCATTTGCCGTCGAGCCCGCGAAGCCGTGTTCACTCCCGACGGCTTCTACCCCACCGGCGATCTCGGACATCTGGACGGCGAAGGCTTCCTGTTCTACCACGGCCGGTCCGACGACATGTTCAAAGTCAGCGGCGCCACCGTCTATCCCAGCGAGGTCGAGCGGGCGCTGCGCTCCATCGCCGGCGTCGAGCACGCCCACGTCACCAACGTGCCCGGCGCCGCCGGCGAACGCGTCGGCGCCGCGGTGGTGTGTCGCGGGCTGACCGCCGAGCAACTAAACGCCTCTGCACGCGAACTGTTGAGCGCATTCAAGAGGCCGACGGTGTGGCTGGTGTTGACATCCGATGACGACCTGCCGCGCGGTGCGACGGGAAAGGTGGACACCCGACGGCTGCGGGAGATGCTGGCCGCTGTCTAA
- a CDS encoding PaaI family thioesterase yields MNEAAATPGDAKFGEAPLAQTVAAAGAIRRLGSLLLSLEHDHPTVDTMLAKFAEWESELATVAPRDSAPRIGAVPDDPRRIYLNHATDIGAYNPCFPEYRFDHLDPEKATGRVTFPLIYEGPPGLVHGGFLGVFFDSVIQHHNCVTGLSGKTRSLTVTFRRPTPLLIELGFDIARSQIDRTITSTARLLLDDEVLCTGEVSTVASPPEQLSVFQFARRRKESAT; encoded by the coding sequence ATGAATGAAGCCGCGGCAACTCCCGGCGACGCCAAATTCGGGGAGGCCCCCCTTGCTCAGACGGTGGCGGCGGCCGGCGCGATCCGCCGCCTTGGCTCGCTGCTGCTCTCGCTGGAGCACGACCACCCGACGGTGGACACCATGCTGGCGAAGTTCGCCGAGTGGGAAAGCGAACTGGCCACCGTCGCTCCCCGAGACAGCGCGCCGAGAATCGGCGCCGTCCCCGACGACCCCCGGCGTATCTACCTCAACCACGCCACCGACATCGGTGCCTACAACCCGTGCTTCCCCGAGTACCGGTTCGATCACCTCGACCCTGAGAAGGCGACCGGACGGGTCACCTTTCCGTTGATCTACGAGGGACCACCCGGGTTGGTGCACGGCGGCTTCCTCGGTGTCTTCTTCGATTCGGTGATACAGCATCACAACTGCGTGACCGGCCTATCCGGCAAGACGCGCTCGCTCACCGTGACCTTCCGCCGGCCGACCCCACTGCTGATCGAGCTGGGTTTCGACATCGCGCGGTCGCAAATCGACCGGACCATCACGTCGACCGCGCGGCTATTGCTCGATGACGAGGTGCTGTGCACGGGCGAGGTCAGCACCGTGGCGTCGCCGCCGGAACAGCTTTCCGTATTTCAGTTCGCCAGACGGCGAAAGGAGTCGGCTACATGA